Genomic window (Culex pipiens pallens isolate TS chromosome 3, TS_CPP_V2, whole genome shotgun sequence):
gtttttcaaacgcTTGGCATGTTTCtaagagttcatctgattaaacaaaaatagtaaaatgtttaagctttcaattcatgcacagcgttcatagttttgtgagaaattgatagACTTTaagcgatacaaaaaaggggatcaagtctctccACTCTCTCCtactatttgaaaatttgatgacaTTGATAGGAATAGAAATACAGTCAAATGTCGAAGTGTTAACGATTTCAAATTTAGTGACCGAAAGtaagtacatttttttattcaccaaatttaggtaaattttgcaaaaaaaaaaaatctgctagcAGCAAAAATAGCTTTGGAGTCTTTGGCCACAATTTTTACCAATAGGACTTTTCTGATCAATTAAATTTGAACCACGAACAACCAATTCTTTGCTCTCATTTCATAGTTTATTCTTAATCGTTAATATCACATTTCTTTTCTCAGTCTTTAATGATGGTGCTGGTACAAATTGGCGTAGCTTTCGGCATGTCCGTGACCGTGGTGTTCCTCACCACCCCCAAAATGATGACCTCCCTCCTCGTGGTGTCCATAGACCTGGGGATGCGACGCATGACCCACTCGCTTCACGTGGGCCTGGAATCCGTGGTGCTTGTCCGAGCTGTACTCCACAATCCGCTTGGTTCCGTCAGCTTCGTAGAAGCTGTACTGTCCCTTGACCACGTCTCCATCGCGATGCTCCCACTGATCCTTGTTGTCTCCAGTTTTGGAGTCCTTAACTCCGTACTCGAACTTGTATTTGGGGTGGGAATGGTAATCCTTGTGATCGTCGTATTCGGCACTGATAGCCAAAACTGCGATGGCAGCAAAAATGATGGTGATCTATTTGGGAAATAATGTTGGAATTTGTTTGCTTGAGGTATAAAATTGTCTCTGTTGTTACAAACCTTAAACATTGTTCTCAAATGCGACTTTACCGTTCGACTAACTAGTACTAGACTGGTGACTAACTTTGCAAGCAAATCGGCTTAAATACCATACACAACAATCATCGCGATCAAAGAGCGGTAAAATATGAGCAGCATATATGAAAATTTGCTCAGAAACGTTTTCGTAATTTCTTTCCCATTTAGCATGCACAGGGTTGCATTTCGGTGggtggattttattttttccaaagaacAAGTGCAGCCCTCATAAACCGCGGAATGATTTGCGGCTTTTCGTCTTACACGGTTCTGCGCTTTTGAGTTTCAAGTTCGCTCACATACGAGCTTTTCCTTCCATTCATTCTTTGATCTCCTCCTTCATGGCGTTGTGGTTTCTACGGCGGAACACGgcctgtggtggtggtggcggttgCTACTCATGCCAAATGCCGCACGAAGGGATTAGGAAAAGGCACGGCCCAAGAACTAGTTAAGGCACGAACAGAATTGATCTTGGGCAAGGTTTACTGTTTTTGGTGGaatgattttccaaaaattttagcaattcaGCAGATCTTTGAATTTGGATCTATAAAACAGTCCCAGCTCATTCGGTCAAGTATCAGTTTAAGTTCTTGCAGCTCACGGAACACACTAGTTACCATCAATCAACACAATATGAGCAAATTCGTCATTCTACTTGCCCTAGTAGCCGTCGCAGCCGCGGAGTACCACGAAGAGCACTACGCCCACCCCAAGTACAAATTCGAGTACGGAGTTAAGGACCACAAAACGGGAGACAACAAGGACCAGTGGGAGCATCGCGATGGAGACGTGGTCAAGGGACAGTACAGCTTTTACGAGGCCGACGGAACCAAGCGGATTGTGGAGTACAGCTCGGACAAGCACCACGGATTCCAGGCCCACGTGAAGCGAGTGGGCCATGCGTCGCATCCCCAGGTCTATGGACACCACGAAGAGGGAGGTCATCATTTCGGGGGTGGTGAGGAACACCACGGTCACGGACATGCCGAAAGCTACGCCAATTTGTATCAGCATCATCACTAGGATGATTGCGTCGTGGAGAAAGACTGTCTGATTGAATAAATTAATATGAATGACATAAGCAgaattgagtaaaaaatattcttttgtaaAATCAAGATGACATCCCTTTTTATTCATGCTGGGCAATGTAGAGTAATGTCTGCCATGCAGCCACGTGCAGCTATCAATGATTAACCATTTAGAATTTATAGATTTGCGAAATTCGTATGTAGTTAGTGTATAtgacaattttacatagaaacccaAGATATGACCAAAACACGATATTTTCAAACCTTTGGCTCAAATCTGAGGACAGatttgaaaatgtatacttttcaaaggaaaagtgtatgggaccaccctaacgatatttgaaaattgtccaactgtatgtttttccatgtatttttgttCGCTGAATCTCAATCTGTCCTCAGATTTGAGCCAAGTTTAGAAAAAACATCCCTaagttttttcagcgtttgtagttcGCCTGAAATTTGGCATGCGCCATTCCGagatatttaaccctctactgccctaATTTATTTTCGAATAATTTGAGCAAACTTTTGATCTGTGGAAAACTTTACTTCGCtagttatatgtttttttttctttttaagtatttatatttaaatttatcttgtttagtttatgttatttatattaacatttatcttgtttagtttatgtttgtttctgacagTATTTGGCTTGTGCTAACACCTtttgtctttttaattttttcatgtttttaaagccacattttcatttttttgtttgctagtTTTTCACATGTTTTACTCGAgaccattttcatttaaattgtttaaaattgcttagaggcatagtctgggacaataCAAATAGTACgttatacttatttttacttccAACATCAAATTATTAGCTCTacagccttggcgttctcgattgcgagattcctactcgaaactaagtgtccgaaggcttgattgttgaggcaattgcaaacctctttttacaccttagacccgagattcgaactgacgacctttggattgtgagtcgaactgcctaccagcgacaccagccgactgggtgagaggcaaccacgcttacccctacaccgcgGGTCCAGGCTTATTTTTACATATAATATCGAAAAATTGAGTAAAAACAAAGCCAAAGtcgaccccagaaaaaaatacaaaaaaaaatgcaaagtgaCATGAAACAAATCACACCTCCAACcctaaaaatttcttgaattttaaaagttcttcttaaacatcgaaaatcattgaataaataatttttgactAATTTTTAGATCAAAACTCGCCTAAAGCGGGATTGGGTTGTAGAgaattaagttttaaaattgcaatttttttcaaaattgctgtaacttttgaccttttACTTCCTaattgacctgtcaaaaaataaaaattataaaagtttgattttcaaattacccttatcgtgaaccaccctaattttcaaccaaacaaaaagttgcccctttccatttgtaataactcttctgaagacaccaaagctccaaaacttcacaattttccacttaattttgcgatctggaccactgtgtacTATTTCTTGTTGACCTTGTCAAACTACCTTACAAAACAAGAGCATGCTCTCGCAAGAAAGTTCCTCAATCTTTCCATAAGCTATTTCCTAGGATGTCCCAACAATCTTACCATGACTCACCCATTTCGCTTCGTCACCCCGATagaaagagagagagtgtgTTGCCCACATTAGCACTGACCTTTGCAGCACCCAAAAGTGCAAATGACGGTCAATTGCCACCGCCAATCACCATTATACGGTGTAGCATGAAAATTGCtttacgaaaaataaaaaagaaaatctccCACCTGACCCACTCTGCCTGCTGCTTGCTATACCCAGCTTTGCATAGTGTGGCACGCCATCAAATGAAAAATGCCCACCGAAATTTTCATATGACCATCAAATGGTGACTACCACCTTCGCGCCACATGATGATGCGTCCAAGTGATGAGAAGAAAGCTCACAGTTGAGTTGCGGAGTTGGCGCCGTGTGTATAAATATTCTGGTCAAATTCTGCATCATCATCAGTACAGCTTCAGCAACTCAGCAGAACAAATCAACCCAACTTCAAGATGTTCAAGGTATTATTAGCTAAAATTAACAATAAATCGCTTAGAATCACCcaccttttgaaattttctaatctttaCCTCAAATTCCCACTAACAGATCTTCGCCCTGGTTGCCTGCATGGCCGTCATCGCCGCTGCCTACGAGGACGCCCACCCCAAGTACAAGTACGAGTACGGAGTAAAGGACTCCAAGACCCACGACCACAAGAGCCAGTGGGAGAGTCGCGATGGAGATGTCGTCAAGGGACAGTACACCCTGGATGAGGCCGATGGAACTCACCGCGTGGTGGACTACGCCTCGGACCACAAGGCTGGATTCCAGGCCCATGTCCAGCGTATGGGACACGCCGCCCACCCCCACGGAGAGAGCTACGCCAACATTGACCAGCACCATTAAGGAGGGTGAACTGACCTTGTGTACCGTGTACATGCACTACTGCTAGCGAACAAATGGAAAAGAAATTATAATGACTGAACATTAAACAGCGTCTGAGTCAACCTGAAAAAGTtgtgttttatttattgaaatggtgGCATGAAATTGTAAGAGAATTTCTCAATTTCGTTCAAGGTGATGATAACCATTCCCAAAAACTAGACACATCTGGCATTAATTGAAATGTTGGGCTTAATAACAACACGACTCGATTTTAATCATTTGTTGGTGTTGAACAGCAATAACAAGATGTTTACACAAGTATATACACAACCAAATAACTTGATTGTCTTACATTGTTTTTGTTGCTGTTACAAGCCAGATCATTGCAGTTTTTCCTTGATGTTGCAACTCGCTTTAAAACACAATTGTACCTGCTGTAATGATAAATTTGTTactaagaaaaaaaaggattgttttaaaataactcGATCTTCACCGATTTCGAGCAAATTTGGAaagaacgttcatctatcgatagttaaaaGAAATCCGAAGTTTGGGgccgattggaccatccctgTTTCATtggcacccccctcttttttgacgattttattCGTTTACTCGTAACTTTTCAACTATTTGACCAGAAGATTTTCATCTAGTTGCATTGTATGGGAAATTGATTAAGGAgttcattaaaaatcaattatcaACCCTCAAATGCCTTCCAATATTGTTTATTCGCAGTTTGGAAACTCAACTTGCCAAcctcctgtggccgaatggttacgggtttcgcctcataagcggaaagtcatgggttcttctcagggtgacagccttaggtttaagttcagaggtagcagcaaccgcctaaatataaaacggttgcttcacgtgctcttcaagcatagggggatggcgtcgctatttttaaaccgcattttccaatttttcacatcgaaaccgactactttatcgacttcattttgctgggtgaGATGGgaagccgtctatttttagacgatgactcagcacttttccactcttgcacttaaaaaaaccagatggcagcacgatgtaacgccacgtccctatgtgaTCGATCatgggatattcctttgcgcctcttcccaaaatactttcctcgtgtcttcgcatgtaaataatgctcagccgatcggtattgcactgcagtccagtcgcattgtccagatcagagcaaaggaAACACCGCAAGAGTAGCgccgcaaaaagacaattgtctttacaagaccccgcgcggcaaataatagctgctgggaagagcttgaaaaatgacacgaaaaaattttcaccgcggttctagcgatacaaagcgcacaaggcacaaggaatggagtttacagcatctggatggaacagcacttttcctctcaataggaactctgttatagatctggaaatgcttttaaaataacagtaaaaatgggtagcatgatacaatagtccttgtaatcaggattccgtgtcttgatactcaaacagaaaaaaagtctcaaaCTAAACCAAACCAACGCCGAGAAACAgcccttcaaaaataaattctaaaaaataaaacgccTCCTCGGTCTTAGTGAATTTGTTTGAACaaatatagctattttaacATAATAGATTAATTCAAGATCTAATACATATGTGTAAAAAACAACAGAGTTAATTAATTTGTCTGCAGAATTGTTAACAAACTTTCCAaatcacgtt
Coding sequences:
- the LOC120421658 gene encoding uncharacterized protein LOC120421658; this encodes MFKVIVLACCLVSIALAGYEQSHGWDWDAKYKFEYGVKDPHTGDHKSQWEISDGKHGLKGGYTLDEADGTKRVVQYKADKWNGFQAIVKRIGHAVHPQTYAAPFVVKEQDSHNGNGYQKQQQQQQLGQDSYGQSFNGVGFWKQPQQQQNGWVDQQPASSSNIINGNNGWKNEGNMFATSYANQKSLMMVLVQIGVAFGMSVTVVFLTTPKMMTSLLVVSIDLGMRRMTHSLHVGLESVVLVRAVLHNPLGSVSFVEASQLIRSSISLSSCSSRNTLVTINQHNMSKFVILLALVAVAAAEYHEEHYAHPKYKFEYGVKDHKTGDNKDQWEHRDGDVVKGQYSFYEADGTKRIVEYSSDKHHGFQAHVKRVGHASHPQVYGHHEEGGHHFGGGEEHHGHGHAESYANLYQHHH
- the LOC120421634 gene encoding cuticle protein 19-like, with the translated sequence MFKITIIFAAIAVLAISAEYDDHKDYHSHPKYKFEYGVKDSKTGDNKDQWEHRDGDVVKGQYSFYEADGTKRIVEYSSDKHHGFQAHVKRVGHASHPQVYGHHEEGGHHFGGGEEHHGHGHAESYANLYQHHH